The Prosthecobacter dejongeii genome contains a region encoding:
- the rpsA gene encoding 30S ribosomal protein S1, with amino-acid sequence MSAATLAEMIAGSFRELSEGSIVKGRILEIKPQIVLVDIGYKSEGAIPANEFEDEDIQVGDEVEVLLERLENDEGMVVLSKEKAAYKQNWEKIASVFRDGGLVKGKVKSVVKGGLMVNVGVEAFLPGSQIDIIPPKDLNEYVGKVFEFKIVKINDDRKNIVLSRREVIEAERAEQRQKFLDSVNPGDKVVGVVKNITDFGVFVDLNGMDGLLHITDMSWGRLNHPTEMVGIGQRLDVVILEVNREKERVSLGLKQLQNNPWENIEARYPVGQTVRGKVTKLVAYGAFCEVEEGVEGLVHVSELSWTKRIARPSDVLQVGQEIEARVLGINKEERKISLGVRQLETNPWDDIDVRYPIGTTMTRPVRNLTAYGAFVELEEGIDGMIHVSDLSWTRKVNHPSEMLKKGQEVEATVLGIDKANQRISLGMKQLETDPWSEIDGRFKVGDVVKGKVAKIASFGAFVELEGDIDGLVHISQLSEDHVAKVKDVINVGDEVEARVIKVDKVERRVGLSIKAMNYSEAEIQKESQAFEALRPSTDLVGLEQAFKFATEDWRPGQ; translated from the coding sequence ATGAGCGCAGCTACTCTCGCGGAGATGATCGCAGGATCCTTCCGTGAACTCTCCGAAGGATCCATCGTTAAAGGCCGGATCCTCGAAATCAAACCGCAGATCGTCCTCGTGGACATCGGTTACAAATCCGAAGGCGCCATCCCCGCCAACGAGTTTGAAGATGAAGACATCCAGGTCGGCGACGAAGTCGAAGTCCTCCTCGAACGTCTCGAAAACGATGAAGGCATGGTCGTCCTCTCGAAGGAAAAGGCCGCCTACAAACAGAACTGGGAAAAAATCGCCTCCGTGTTCCGCGATGGCGGACTCGTCAAAGGCAAGGTCAAATCCGTCGTCAAAGGTGGCCTCATGGTCAACGTCGGCGTCGAAGCCTTTCTCCCAGGCAGCCAGATCGACATCATCCCGCCGAAGGATCTCAACGAGTACGTCGGCAAGGTGTTCGAATTCAAGATCGTCAAGATCAACGACGACCGCAAAAACATCGTCCTTTCTCGCCGCGAAGTTATCGAAGCCGAGCGCGCCGAACAGCGTCAGAAGTTCCTCGATTCCGTCAACCCTGGCGACAAAGTCGTCGGCGTGGTCAAGAACATCACCGACTTCGGTGTGTTTGTGGACCTCAATGGCATGGACGGTCTCCTCCACATCACAGATATGTCGTGGGGCCGCCTGAACCATCCTACCGAAATGGTGGGCATCGGTCAGCGCCTGGACGTCGTCATCCTGGAAGTGAACCGCGAAAAAGAGCGCGTCTCCCTGGGCCTCAAGCAGCTCCAGAACAATCCTTGGGAAAACATCGAAGCCCGTTACCCTGTTGGCCAGACCGTTCGCGGCAAGGTCACCAAGCTCGTCGCTTACGGGGCCTTCTGCGAAGTGGAAGAAGGCGTCGAAGGCCTTGTTCACGTCTCCGAACTCTCCTGGACCAAGCGCATCGCTCGTCCTTCCGACGTCCTTCAGGTCGGTCAGGAAATCGAAGCTCGCGTCCTTGGCATCAACAAGGAAGAGCGCAAGATCAGCCTTGGCGTCCGTCAGCTCGAAACCAATCCTTGGGACGATATCGACGTTCGTTACCCAATTGGCACCACGATGACCCGTCCGGTCCGCAACCTCACCGCTTACGGTGCGTTCGTGGAACTGGAAGAAGGCATCGACGGCATGATCCACGTGTCCGATCTCTCCTGGACACGCAAGGTCAACCATCCTTCCGAAATGCTCAAGAAGGGCCAGGAAGTGGAAGCCACCGTGCTCGGTATCGACAAGGCCAACCAACGCATCAGCCTCGGCATGAAGCAGCTTGAGACCGACCCATGGTCCGAAATCGACGGCCGCTTCAAAGTCGGCGACGTCGTCAAGGGCAAGGTCGCCAAGATCGCCTCCTTCGGCGCTTTCGTGGAACTCGAAGGCGACATCGACGGTCTGGTTCACATCTCCCAGCTCAGCGAAGATCATGTGGCCAAGGTCAAGGACGTCATCAACGTCGGCGACGAAGTCGAAGCTCGCGTCATCAAGGTGGACAAAGTGGAGCGCCGCGTCGGCCTCTCCATCAAGGCCATGAACTACAGCGAAGCCGAAATCCAGAAGGAAAGCCAGGCTTTCGAAGCCCTCCGCCCAAGCACCGACCTCGTCGGTCTCGAGCAGGCCTTCAAGTTCGCCACCGAAGACTGGCGCCCAGGGCAGTAA
- a CDS encoding DUF3570 domain-containing protein gives MSRFLPPPLASVSALPLLLPTLSLSAAEGFRSDTSYQLYDESDGRIQVESWYFRGEVEFTPDTSLRFQLLRDAISGASPTGAQPGSLQPFLADLEDVRNGVLVALSQQVGDHRIELEISQSDESDYLSRGIALSDKWEFNKKNTTLSLGLNYVSDLVSVVGLEEQDKTSYDAFIGLSQLLDKKTILTANMTVGYAEGYLNDSYKSIQRTDIFTLPVGGVITDIPVDILYRENRPDSRLRGVFQLQATRYLTRFQASLDAVSRISYDDYGVLSHSLQIEWRQKLGNKFQITPFFRHYQQTAADFFYNTLDEVSGVNRPQEYPMGRGPHYSADYRLSSLSSLSLGVKGRCQLSENVALSLTYEHYAMRGTGAASERAPAAAYPKANIWTLGVTVQF, from the coding sequence ATGTCGCGTTTTTTGCCGCCCCCTTTAGCTTCAGTGTCGGCTCTGCCGCTCCTGCTGCCGACTTTATCGCTGTCCGCTGCGGAGGGGTTTCGCTCAGACACGAGCTATCAGTTGTATGATGAATCCGACGGACGCATTCAGGTGGAGTCGTGGTATTTCCGAGGAGAGGTAGAATTCACTCCGGACACGAGCTTGCGTTTTCAATTGCTGCGCGATGCCATTTCAGGGGCCTCCCCAACAGGGGCGCAACCGGGGAGTCTCCAGCCGTTTTTGGCGGATTTGGAGGATGTGCGAAATGGTGTGCTGGTGGCGCTTTCTCAGCAGGTCGGCGATCACAGGATCGAGTTAGAAATCTCGCAAAGTGACGAGTCTGACTATCTGTCTCGGGGCATCGCCTTGAGCGACAAGTGGGAGTTCAATAAAAAGAATACCACGCTCAGTTTAGGGCTCAACTATGTGAGTGATCTTGTGAGTGTGGTGGGGCTCGAAGAACAGGATAAAACCAGCTATGATGCCTTCATCGGTCTCAGCCAATTGCTGGACAAAAAAACCATTCTCACGGCAAATATGACGGTGGGGTATGCCGAAGGTTATCTGAACGACTCCTATAAGAGCATCCAGCGAACCGACATCTTTACGCTGCCGGTGGGTGGTGTCATCACGGACATTCCGGTGGATATTCTGTATCGTGAAAACCGACCCGACAGTCGTCTGCGCGGTGTTTTCCAGCTGCAGGCCACTCGCTATTTAACACGCTTTCAAGCGTCCCTGGATGCCGTGAGCCGGATCTCTTATGACGACTATGGCGTCCTTTCGCACAGCCTGCAGATCGAATGGCGGCAGAAGTTGGGAAACAAATTTCAGATCACCCCATTCTTCCGCCATTACCAGCAGACGGCGGCGGATTTTTTTTACAACACGCTGGACGAGGTGAGCGGTGTGAATAGACCACAGGAATATCCCATGGGGCGTGGTCCCCATTACTCGGCTGACTATCGGCTTTCATCCTTGAGCAGTCTCAGTCTGGGCGTGAAGGGGCGCTGCCAACTGAGTGAAAATGTGGCCCTATCTCTGACCTATGAGCACTATGCAATGAGGGGAACCGGAGCTGCGAGTGAGCGCGCACCTGCTGCTGCTTACCCGAAGGCGAACATCTGGACCTTGGGGGTGACGGTGCAGTTTTGA
- a CDS encoding SGNH/GDSL hydrolase family protein encodes MRPLFRLIPALFLLTLSAHAAEPTNATEAAAQKAAAEKKAADQKITAEKFAAWKATLSPEQQAWETVLEQNLGMGFYLPIYQAEKLAGKVTAWDYVKDDPKLPRVLLIGDSISRGYTLATRKALAGVANLHRAPENCGPTANGLKKLPVWLGTGKWDIIHFNFGIHDRKTPLADYEQRLDSLATQLKATGAKVLWASTTPVAEGGMKDATNADLIARNEVAARVMQKHGIAINDLYAWIEPDLAKFQNPKDVHFSGPGYDRLAEQVAAAIAKIIPTLTSVNTAILPMSKLEKDGYGWEERHAEILKIKDTVNPEIVLIGDSITHFWGGLPDGAKMGNRGTETWQSLFGSRRVLNLGFGWDRTQNVLKRIQLGELDGLKPKAIVIHIGTNNLAKTVNARDNTPAEIAEAIGLIIEKAQAKCPGAQVILMAIFPRGKTAADPKRAILANINQRLAPLGQKPGVTFLDITAKWLEPDGSISKDIMPDALHPNQKGYAVWAEALKPVLPN; translated from the coding sequence ATGCGTCCTCTCTTTCGCCTCATCCCCGCTCTCTTCCTTCTAACGCTCAGCGCCCACGCAGCGGAGCCCACCAATGCCACGGAGGCAGCCGCACAAAAAGCCGCAGCCGAGAAAAAGGCCGCCGACCAAAAGATCACCGCTGAGAAGTTCGCTGCGTGGAAGGCCACGCTCTCCCCCGAACAACAGGCCTGGGAAACCGTTCTGGAGCAAAACCTCGGCATGGGCTTTTACCTGCCCATTTACCAGGCTGAAAAGCTGGCCGGCAAAGTCACCGCCTGGGATTACGTGAAGGACGATCCCAAGCTGCCGCGCGTGCTACTCATCGGCGATTCCATCTCCCGGGGCTACACCCTGGCCACCCGCAAGGCCCTGGCTGGTGTGGCCAATCTCCACCGTGCTCCGGAAAACTGCGGCCCCACCGCCAATGGCTTGAAAAAGCTCCCCGTCTGGCTCGGCACAGGCAAGTGGGACATCATCCATTTCAATTTCGGCATCCATGATCGCAAAACCCCGCTAGCGGATTACGAACAGCGTTTGGACAGCCTCGCCACCCAGCTCAAGGCCACCGGAGCCAAAGTCCTCTGGGCCAGCACCACCCCCGTCGCTGAAGGCGGCATGAAGGACGCCACGAATGCCGACCTCATCGCCCGCAACGAAGTCGCCGCCCGCGTGATGCAAAAACACGGCATCGCCATCAACGATCTCTACGCCTGGATCGAGCCCGACCTCGCCAAATTCCAAAATCCCAAAGACGTCCATTTCAGCGGCCCCGGTTATGACCGTCTGGCCGAACAAGTAGCCGCAGCCATCGCCAAAATCATTCCCACCCTCACCTCCGTCAACACCGCCATCCTGCCCATGAGCAAGCTGGAAAAAGACGGCTACGGTTGGGAGGAGCGCCACGCGGAAATCCTCAAGATCAAAGACACCGTCAACCCTGAAATCGTCCTCATTGGCGACTCCATCACCCATTTCTGGGGTGGCCTGCCGGATGGAGCTAAAATGGGCAACCGGGGGACCGAAACTTGGCAGTCCCTCTTCGGCAGCCGCCGTGTGCTCAATCTCGGCTTCGGCTGGGACCGCACTCAAAACGTCTTGAAGCGCATCCAGTTAGGCGAACTCGACGGCCTCAAGCCCAAGGCCATCGTCATCCACATCGGTACCAATAATTTGGCCAAGACCGTGAACGCCCGCGACAACACCCCGGCCGAAATCGCCGAAGCCATCGGCCTCATCATCGAAAAAGCCCAGGCCAAGTGCCCCGGTGCCCAGGTCATCCTCATGGCCATCTTTCCTCGCGGCAAAACCGCTGCCGACCCGAAACGCGCCATTTTGGCAAACATCAATCAGCGCCTCGCTCCTCTAGGCCAAAAACCCGGCGTCACCTTCCTCGATATCACCGCCAAATGGCTGGAGCCAGATGGCTCCATCTCCAAAGACATCATGCCAGATGCGCTGCATCCCAACCAGAAAGGTTACGCAGTCTGGGCCGAGGCCTTGAAGCCAGTGCTGCCAAATTAA
- a CDS encoding immunoglobulin domain-containing protein — MLLFQRTPAAQVLLPEVNLISTLASSGSLRTAITVVAGLGAYDRVAGATTLVQLAPSRGASTVTGRVGGDLTAIFQITGTPTPPLGWELESGEVPGMELTYNSGEGIAALVGKPLESGTFPIRLVATHGPDRFGRNFTVSITGQAGVSITVQPTSRTVAFGQSVTLAIQASGSEALSYQWYEGVSGDESLPVGGDENTFTTPALETTTNYWVRVSSDLATVNSRTAQITVQPAPPEVVDAVFPAATVGATYSHTVTAVGEPSRFTLTGLPRGLRADAVTGRISGRPEVSGVFQVQVRAARGGSSSPPVSFPLVVKALSQGLVGTFGGLIQRDAASNRGLGGFVSLTTTSNGSYTLRASTTSSSGAARAGAVAYSVKGRLEAAAPQISAKVGGLDLQLSLNAETGEMTGVLGTAGVNGWRARYHATFRPAESLAGYYSAALRLADVGDHGVVTLPQGTGFLTMIVGSNGGLTVLGRTADGQAFSSAAFLGSQGQFWLYTGLYRGGGSLQGEMNLTEEPQVPFFGNVIRGDLTWRKPAVNELAYPGGFGPVNVEVEGAYLAPASRGHVVLGLPETGVVSLHFSEGEIHTSLTNPDLDVVWAETRKFLLPPALENAGRVSLNLNPATGALSGQFSLVDGTFTRNKVAFKGQVIRGSDGDLRAEGSFLLPQLPTAGQAANRTAILSGRVELIQVRGEPAR, encoded by the coding sequence TTGCTGCTGTTTCAGCGGACACCTGCGGCGCAGGTGCTGCTGCCAGAGGTGAATTTGATTTCCACACTGGCTTCATCTGGGAGTCTCCGGACCGCGATCACGGTGGTGGCCGGGCTGGGAGCTTATGATCGAGTCGCTGGAGCGACGACTCTGGTGCAACTCGCACCGAGCCGAGGTGCCTCCACCGTTACGGGGCGAGTAGGGGGAGATCTAACGGCCATTTTCCAGATCACCGGCACGCCGACACCACCGCTCGGGTGGGAGCTTGAAAGTGGGGAGGTGCCAGGCATGGAGCTCACCTACAACAGCGGGGAAGGTATCGCTGCGTTGGTAGGGAAACCTTTGGAGTCTGGAACGTTTCCGATCCGGTTGGTAGCGACGCATGGCCCCGACCGATTTGGCCGGAATTTTACGGTCTCCATCACAGGCCAAGCTGGAGTGAGCATCACGGTCCAGCCGACTTCACGAACGGTGGCGTTTGGCCAGTCAGTGACGTTGGCAATCCAAGCCAGTGGCAGTGAGGCTTTGAGCTACCAATGGTATGAGGGGGTGAGCGGGGATGAATCGCTGCCTGTGGGTGGGGATGAAAATACCTTCACGACTCCAGCCCTAGAAACGACAACGAACTATTGGGTAAGGGTAAGCAGTGATTTGGCGACGGTGAATTCCCGGACAGCCCAGATTACCGTGCAGCCAGCCCCGCCTGAGGTTGTGGATGCGGTTTTCCCTGCCGCGACTGTGGGAGCCACTTATTCTCACACGGTGACGGCTGTCGGAGAGCCGAGTCGCTTCACCCTCACGGGCCTGCCGAGAGGTCTGCGTGCAGATGCGGTGACGGGGCGTATTTCAGGACGGCCTGAGGTTTCCGGCGTCTTCCAGGTGCAGGTTCGGGCTGCTCGTGGTGGTAGCAGTAGCCCGCCTGTCAGCTTTCCTTTGGTGGTAAAGGCTCTAAGCCAAGGATTGGTGGGCACTTTTGGTGGATTGATCCAGCGGGATGCGGCTAGCAATCGAGGGCTCGGTGGTTTTGTTTCTCTGACGACGACTTCGAATGGCTCATACACGCTCAGGGCTTCTACGACCTCCTCAAGCGGGGCTGCTCGTGCCGGGGCAGTGGCGTATTCAGTCAAAGGTCGGCTGGAAGCTGCCGCACCTCAGATCTCGGCTAAGGTTGGGGGCCTAGACTTGCAGCTTTCTCTGAATGCCGAGACCGGTGAGATGACGGGTGTGCTAGGCACAGCGGGGGTGAATGGCTGGAGGGCAAGGTACCACGCCACTTTCCGGCCTGCGGAGTCACTGGCAGGTTATTATTCGGCAGCTCTCCGACTGGCTGATGTCGGCGATCATGGAGTGGTCACGCTGCCCCAAGGGACAGGATTTTTGACCATGATCGTGGGATCGAATGGTGGCTTGACTGTCTTGGGCCGGACGGCTGATGGGCAGGCTTTTTCCTCGGCTGCTTTTCTTGGTTCGCAGGGCCAGTTCTGGTTATACACGGGACTTTACCGTGGCGGCGGTTCTCTTCAGGGGGAGATGAATCTTACCGAAGAGCCGCAGGTGCCTTTTTTTGGCAATGTCATTCGTGGCGATCTGACTTGGCGGAAACCTGCGGTGAATGAGCTGGCTTATCCGGGAGGGTTCGGACCTGTGAATGTGGAGGTCGAAGGGGCCTACTTAGCCCCTGCAAGCCGTGGACATGTGGTGCTGGGACTGCCCGAAACGGGTGTGGTAAGTCTGCATTTTTCTGAAGGGGAAATCCACACGTCTTTGACCAATCCAGACCTGGATGTGGTCTGGGCGGAAACGCGGAAATTCTTGCTGCCTCCTGCATTGGAGAATGCGGGTCGGGTCTCACTGAATTTGAATCCGGCTACAGGGGCGCTGAGCGGTCAATTTAGCTTGGTCGATGGGACGTTTACCCGCAATAAAGTGGCTTTTAAGGGGCAAGTGATTCGCGGTTCCGATGGAGACCTCAGGGCTGAGGGAAGCTTCTTGTTACCGCAGTTGCCGACTGCCGGACAAGCGGCCAATCGCACCGCCATTCTCTCGGGTCGGGTGGAACTGATTCAGGTTCGTGGTGAGCCAGCCCGCTGA
- a CDS encoding GDSL-type esterase/lipase family protein codes for MIRTATLTAALACLCSGTHLLAQDTPPPAAPAAATAEKAAFEFKDGDRLVLIGNTVIEREQRYATLEPRLALALGETKVTIRNLAWSGDTVYGHARSYFGPPEEGLERMAKHLELLKPTVVLLCYGSEMAFEGLSDLPRFLTGYRNLLALIRKQAPGVRIIIATPPPLENLPPPMPDLTDANKNLSSFRDALRKFAGSQNTYFVDWFELMGGMPKSGQTAKPLTENGVHYTREGYQKLSTKLVQGLGLTPPQISEAELASIQKEVLKKDELFFNRWRPQNETYLFGFRKHEQGQNAKEIPMFDPLIDQADAKIQELKAGLLSSKKTL; via the coding sequence ATGATTCGGACCGCCACCCTCACCGCCGCCCTGGCCTGCCTTTGCAGCGGGACGCACCTCCTCGCTCAGGACACCCCACCTCCGGCTGCCCCTGCTGCTGCCACGGCGGAGAAAGCTGCCTTTGAATTTAAGGATGGCGACCGCCTCGTCCTCATCGGCAACACCGTCATTGAGCGCGAGCAACGCTATGCGACCCTTGAGCCACGCCTCGCCCTGGCCCTTGGCGAAACCAAGGTGACGATCCGCAATCTCGCCTGGAGTGGGGATACTGTTTACGGCCACGCCCGCTCCTACTTCGGCCCCCCAGAAGAGGGGCTCGAACGCATGGCCAAGCACCTGGAACTGCTGAAGCCCACCGTCGTCCTGCTTTGTTACGGCTCTGAAATGGCCTTCGAAGGCCTTAGTGACCTCCCCCGTTTCCTCACAGGCTACCGCAATCTCCTCGCCCTCATCCGCAAGCAGGCTCCAGGCGTCCGCATCATCATCGCCACACCACCGCCTCTGGAAAATCTGCCGCCACCGATGCCTGACCTGACGGATGCCAACAAAAACCTGTCCAGCTTCCGTGATGCCCTGCGCAAGTTCGCCGGCTCCCAAAACACCTATTTTGTGGACTGGTTCGAGCTCATGGGCGGCATGCCCAAATCTGGTCAGACCGCCAAGCCCCTTACCGAAAACGGCGTCCACTACACCCGCGAAGGCTATCAGAAGCTCAGCACCAAGCTTGTCCAAGGTCTCGGCCTTACCCCACCGCAGATCTCCGAAGCTGAACTCGCCAGCATCCAGAAAGAAGTCCTGAAAAAAGACGAACTCTTCTTCAACCGCTGGCGCCCCCAGAACGAGACCTACCTCTTCGGCTTCCGCAAACACGAGCAGGGCCAGAACGCCAAAGAAATCCCCATGTTTGACCCCCTGATCGACCAGGCCGACGCCAAGATCCAGGAACTCAAAGCCGGGCTCCTCTCCAGCAAAAAAACGCTGTAA